In Sphingobium amiense, a genomic segment contains:
- a CDS encoding glycosyltransferase family 4 protein gives MKVMVDGYNIALSRGTGVATYGRVFLKAAHALGHETHLLFGEEDDGSKNMLTRRAGRVLDFATAPFGFKAHRVDVSDFSQSRDIACPPTDAIWNRPRLFRAAKRAFRQTGTFVPVHVPGVDIAHWTYPLPLFVPGAKNIYTIHDIVPLKFPWMIKNGVEEYRRICNGISQRADHILTVSNCSREDIIAEFNISGEKVTNTYQAFDLDGLAECSGIPEGDFIGRQGLPDKGYFLFFGAIEPKKNVGRLLDAFEGSGVKTPLVVVAAGGWSCEAEQKRLAELAQMPGGRVRLLQYLSRRDLVELIRHAKATIFPSLYEGFGLPVLESMALGTAVIVSHTSALPEVAGEAGWLVDPHSVESIRQAICAVDTEDAKRVQLERKGLEQALLFSNEAYHQRLAEVFGSLFSQSR, from the coding sequence ATGAAGGTGATGGTTGACGGGTACAATATTGCGCTTTCGCGCGGCACGGGCGTCGCAACTTATGGTAGGGTGTTTTTAAAGGCGGCTCACGCTTTGGGGCACGAGACCCACCTTCTTTTCGGTGAGGAAGATGACGGCAGCAAAAATATGCTGACTAGGCGGGCGGGCAGGGTCCTTGATTTCGCTACAGCCCCCTTTGGATTTAAGGCTCATAGAGTCGATGTTTCAGATTTCTCCCAGAGCCGAGATATAGCCTGCCCTCCCACTGATGCCATTTGGAACCGCCCGCGACTGTTTCGTGCGGCGAAGCGGGCTTTTCGACAGACTGGGACCTTCGTGCCTGTTCATGTTCCTGGCGTGGACATTGCTCATTGGACCTATCCGTTACCATTATTCGTTCCGGGTGCGAAGAATATCTACACGATCCATGATATCGTGCCTCTGAAATTTCCATGGATGATAAAGAATGGTGTAGAGGAATATCGTCGCATCTGTAACGGCATTTCGCAGCGCGCGGATCATATCTTAACAGTATCGAATTGTTCGCGTGAGGATATAATTGCTGAATTTAATATCAGTGGAGAAAAGGTAACAAATACTTATCAAGCTTTCGATCTGGATGGATTGGCCGAATGCTCCGGCATTCCCGAGGGCGATTTTATCGGGCGACAAGGTCTGCCGGATAAAGGATATTTTCTGTTTTTCGGCGCGATCGAGCCGAAAAAGAATGTAGGCCGCCTGCTTGATGCCTTTGAGGGGAGTGGCGTCAAAACGCCTTTGGTCGTGGTCGCAGCTGGCGGTTGGTCATGCGAGGCGGAACAGAAAAGGCTCGCAGAACTGGCGCAGATGCCGGGAGGGCGTGTGCGGCTTTTGCAATATCTGTCACGCCGCGATCTTGTAGAATTGATACGGCATGCGAAGGCAACGATCTTTCCCAGCCTCTACGAAGGTTTTGGCCTACCTGTTTTGGAATCTATGGCGCTGGGCACGGCGGTCATAGTCTCTCACACATCGGCATTACCGGAGGTGGCGGGAGAGGCTGGGTGGTTGGTTGATCCCCATTCAGTCGAATCAATTCGGCAAGCAATTTGCGCTGTCGATACTGAGGATGCAAAACGTGTTCAATTGGAGCGCAAAGGATTGGAGCAGGCTTTGCTTTTCTCTAACGAGGCGTACCATCAGCGATTGGCGGAAGTTTTCGGCAGTTTGTTCTCGCAGTCCAGATAG
- the rfbD gene encoding dTDP-4-dehydrorhamnose reductase, whose amino-acid sequence MMRMAVTGLHGQVVQSLIERANNITDVSIVPLGRPELDLQDTGTIDPALKSARPDVIVSAAAYTAVDRAESEQDVAMTVNGVAPGLLAATAKELGVPLIHISTDYVFDGFKDEPYREEDAVNPLGVYGLSKLAGEHAVRQATANHIILRTAWVYSPFGANFVKTMLRLAGDREELNVVGDQLGAPTNALDIADAVIGVARQMLARPDDMQKRGTFHLSGTGYTDWAHFAETIFEISATLGGPQAKINRIATSEYPTPARRPANSRLDNDKLRRNFSIVTPEWRESLPRVVQRLLV is encoded by the coding sequence ATGATGCGCATGGCGGTTACGGGGTTGCATGGGCAAGTGGTGCAATCGCTGATCGAGCGCGCCAATAATATTACTGATGTCAGCATTGTCCCCCTAGGTCGCCCGGAACTCGACCTTCAGGATACTGGAACCATTGATCCTGCGCTCAAGTCGGCCCGACCAGATGTCATTGTGTCCGCCGCCGCCTATACCGCCGTGGATCGGGCGGAAAGCGAACAGGATGTGGCCATGACGGTGAATGGTGTGGCGCCCGGTCTCTTGGCTGCCACAGCGAAGGAATTGGGGGTACCCCTCATCCACATATCCACAGACTATGTCTTCGACGGGTTTAAGGACGAACCCTACCGAGAGGAGGATGCCGTCAACCCGCTGGGCGTATATGGCCTATCCAAGCTCGCTGGCGAGCACGCAGTTCGGCAAGCGACTGCCAATCATATCATTTTGCGTACCGCCTGGGTCTATAGCCCATTCGGCGCCAATTTCGTGAAGACGATGTTGCGCCTCGCAGGTGATCGCGAGGAGCTAAACGTCGTTGGCGACCAGCTTGGCGCGCCCACCAACGCGCTTGATATCGCGGACGCTGTTATTGGGGTGGCCCGTCAGATGCTTGCGCGTCCCGATGATATGCAGAAGCGCGGGACGTTTCATCTCAGTGGCACAGGTTATACCGACTGGGCGCATTTCGCCGAAACGATCTTTGAGATATCAGCGACGTTGGGCGGCCCGCAAGCCAAAATCAACCGGATCGCGACCAGCGAATATCCGACACCTGCACGCCGTCCGGCCAACTCGCGCTTGGACAATGACAAGTTGCGCCGCAATTTCAGCATCGTCACCCCGGAATGGCGAGAATCTCTCCCCCGGGTGGTCCAGAGACTGCTGGTCTGA
- a CDS encoding tyrosine-type recombinase/integrase — protein MLSVRRRGKNGIYYIRGSVALGDKRIDVKEFSSGTSDADAASHLMTEYETKLRHQLMFGPSAIVAQGSIADAFASYLSKAKPPCPADILRIGKLNAQIGDLSLQEPKQAWEQFRLANLTGHEPAGQDRYRAVFQAAVNVYRELHDLPPLRIKAIPFDNERVRFLTKEDRDRLIASYTPHVQPIITMLAFHGPRVQTALQMAWGVNGVDMEREAIRLNHTKNAVIQSVPMHARVRQALLPMWEKRGRPMKGHVFLNRFGEPYQDTRLPPISGGNPLKSQHKTACKRAGIDDFTIHDWRHHWASHCVMAGIDLITIMYMGGWKSLRMVQRYASVGVDHMREAINKLE, from the coding sequence ATGCTGTCCGTCCGTCGCCGTGGGAAGAACGGCATTTACTATATCCGAGGCTCAGTCGCGCTCGGCGACAAGCGGATCGACGTCAAAGAGTTCAGTTCAGGAACGAGTGACGCAGATGCTGCGTCGCACCTGATGACGGAATATGAGACCAAGCTGCGCCATCAGCTGATGTTCGGCCCCTCCGCAATCGTCGCGCAAGGGAGCATCGCCGACGCCTTCGCCAGCTATCTGTCAAAGGCCAAGCCGCCCTGTCCTGCCGACATATTGCGCATCGGCAAGCTCAACGCCCAGATCGGCGACCTGTCGCTGCAGGAACCGAAACAGGCATGGGAGCAATTTCGGCTAGCCAATCTGACCGGTCACGAACCCGCCGGCCAGGATCGGTACAGGGCCGTGTTCCAGGCGGCCGTCAACGTCTATCGCGAACTGCATGACCTTCCACCGCTCAGGATCAAGGCGATCCCGTTCGACAATGAGCGGGTGCGCTTCCTGACGAAGGAAGACCGCGACCGGCTGATCGCGTCCTACACGCCGCATGTCCAACCGATCATCACCATGCTGGCCTTTCACGGCCCGCGCGTCCAAACCGCCCTGCAGATGGCTTGGGGCGTGAACGGCGTCGATATGGAACGGGAAGCAATCCGGCTCAATCATACGAAAAATGCGGTGATCCAGTCGGTTCCAATGCATGCTCGCGTCAGGCAGGCGCTGCTCCCGATGTGGGAGAAGCGCGGGCGCCCCATGAAAGGCCATGTCTTCCTCAACCGCTTCGGCGAACCTTATCAGGACACCCGGCTTCCCCCCATTTCTGGGGGTAACCCCCTGAAGAGCCAGCACAAGACGGCCTGCAAACGGGCCGGGATCGACGACTTCACCATTCATGACTGGCGCCACCATTGGGCATCGCACTGCGTGATGGCCGGCATCGACCTCATCACCATCATGTACATGGGCGGCTGGAAATCGCTCCGCATGGTTCAACGCTACGCGAGCGTCGGCGTGGATCACATGCGAGAGGCGATAAACAAACTCGAATGA
- the rfbB gene encoding dTDP-glucose 4,6-dehydratase, translating to MRVIVTGGAGFIGSAVVRHLVIECGYEVLNFDKLTYAGYLPSLRDVEASPLYQFFHADICDASAVQNAIANFRPDRIMHLAAESHVDRSITGAADFVQTNVIGTFTLLEGTRAYWNSLPEPQRSAFRFLHVSTDEVYGSLGEDGLFEETTPYDPSSPYSASKASSDHLAKAWERTYGLPVVVSNCSNNYGPYHFPEKLIPLTILNALSRRPLPVYGKGENIRDWLFVEDHARALDLIAEKGAPGQTYNVGGRNERRNIDVVRTICSILDDLAPGETPYADLISFVTDRPGHDARYAIDATKLESELGWKARENFDSGIRRTVEWYLANEWWWGPLRERYDGERLGTIKPVAVEAAQ from the coding sequence ATGCGCGTCATTGTAACCGGAGGAGCCGGGTTCATTGGCTCCGCCGTCGTGCGCCATCTCGTGATCGAGTGCGGCTATGAGGTCTTGAATTTCGACAAGCTGACCTATGCGGGGTATCTGCCATCGCTGCGCGATGTCGAAGCCAGCCCACTTTACCAGTTCTTTCATGCCGATATCTGCGATGCGAGCGCGGTCCAGAATGCCATTGCCAACTTCCGGCCTGATCGCATCATGCACTTGGCCGCCGAAAGCCATGTCGATCGATCGATCACCGGCGCGGCCGATTTTGTTCAAACCAACGTCATTGGCACGTTCACCCTGCTAGAGGGCACCAGGGCTTACTGGAACAGCCTTCCCGAGCCGCAGCGATCGGCTTTTCGTTTCCTTCACGTCTCCACCGACGAGGTTTACGGCTCGCTAGGAGAGGATGGCTTGTTCGAGGAAACCACCCCCTACGACCCAAGCTCCCCCTATTCGGCATCCAAAGCGTCTTCGGATCATTTGGCCAAGGCTTGGGAACGGACATACGGCCTGCCAGTCGTGGTCTCGAACTGCTCGAATAATTATGGGCCGTATCACTTCCCTGAAAAGCTCATTCCGCTCACGATCCTCAATGCCCTCAGCCGCCGTCCGCTGCCGGTATATGGCAAAGGCGAGAATATCCGTGACTGGCTTTTCGTGGAGGACCACGCCCGCGCACTGGACCTCATCGCGGAGAAGGGCGCGCCAGGCCAGACCTACAATGTGGGTGGACGTAATGAACGACGCAACATTGACGTCGTGCGGACGATCTGTAGCATTCTCGACGATCTTGCGCCGGGTGAAACGCCTTATGCCGACCTGATCAGCTTCGTCACCGACCGGCCCGGTCACGATGCCCGTTACGCGATCGACGCGACCAAGCTTGAAAGCGAACTTGGCTGGAAGGCCCGCGAAAATTTCGACAGCGGCATTCGCCGAACGGTAGAATGGTATCTGGCGAATGAATGGTGGTGGGGACCGCTACGCGAACGTTATGATGGAGAGCGACTGGGAACGATCAAACCGGTAGCCGTCGAGGCCGCGCAATGA
- a CDS encoding FecR family protein: MTEPEGMPIPPSIHDAAEDWLARLAGHSDPATERAFTTWLDADPRHLIAYDRIKRDWQLGTLLGERPVGQTRSLGRAPFWMRQKTHIAAATLGAAALLGVVTVSLVRPGGPLAISTTAQAAIYETGVGEIRTVGLSDGSTVILDTATSLRVQLSGGDRRLDLERGRARFRVAADRKRPFRVQVAGGEIIAHGTMFDVNMIGEKPVVTVLDGSVDLRGLDGASDQARTLPMGKSMTLDASMAERVASPAEARWVSGMLALDGTPLAEAVAAINRYNKVQVRLAEPFALPVRVTGGFRVRDPEAFARAVATSFHLKVERPDSDTILLVAPAK; encoded by the coding sequence ATGACTGAGCCTGAGGGGATGCCGATTCCCCCATCCATCCATGACGCTGCCGAAGACTGGCTGGCGCGTCTCGCTGGACATTCCGATCCGGCAACCGAGCGCGCGTTCACGACCTGGCTCGATGCCGATCCGCGTCATCTCATCGCCTATGACCGGATCAAGCGCGACTGGCAGCTTGGAACGCTTCTGGGCGAGCGCCCTGTCGGGCAGACCCGGTCGCTTGGCCGCGCGCCCTTCTGGATGCGGCAAAAGACGCATATCGCTGCCGCCACTCTTGGCGCGGCGGCGTTGCTGGGCGTGGTGACGGTCAGTCTTGTCCGGCCCGGCGGGCCATTGGCCATTTCCACGACGGCGCAGGCCGCGATCTATGAGACTGGGGTGGGCGAGATCCGCACCGTCGGGCTTTCGGACGGATCGACCGTCATCCTCGACACGGCCACAAGCCTTCGCGTGCAATTGTCGGGCGGCGACCGGCGGCTCGATCTCGAGCGGGGACGAGCGCGGTTCCGTGTCGCGGCAGACCGGAAGCGCCCGTTCCGTGTGCAGGTGGCCGGCGGTGAGATCATAGCTCATGGCACGATGTTCGACGTAAACATGATCGGCGAGAAACCGGTGGTGACCGTTCTGGATGGATCGGTGGACCTGCGCGGTTTGGATGGGGCGTCCGATCAGGCGAGAACGCTCCCGATGGGCAAGAGCATGACGCTGGACGCCTCGATGGCGGAGCGTGTGGCCTCTCCGGCTGAAGCGCGCTGGGTGTCGGGCATGCTGGCGCTCGACGGAACGCCGCTTGCCGAGGCGGTGGCGGCGATCAACCGCTATAATAAGGTGCAGGTCCGTCTGGCGGAGCCCTTTGCCCTGCCGGTGCGTGTGACGGGCGGTTTCCGGGTCCGCGATCCAGAAGCATTCGCCCGCGCTGTCGCGACAAGCTTCCATTTGAAGGTCGAGCGGCCCGACAGCGATACAATCCTGCTGGTTGCTCCGGCGAAATAG
- the rfbC gene encoding dTDP-4-dehydrorhamnose 3,5-epimerase has translation MLIERFELPDVVHFEPKKFGDHRGYFSEIFRKDWFSENIGDFDLIQENQSLSASSGTVRGLHFQTAPFAQGKLVRCLSGALVDVIVDIRRGSPAYGHWMAVELTAERGNQLWVPPGFAHGFCTIQPNTILCYKVTAYYSVENDKGMAWDDPAVGIEWPSVANPELLSAKDKVQPTLAELPPYFSYGAC, from the coding sequence GTGTTGATTGAACGATTTGAACTTCCAGACGTCGTCCACTTCGAACCCAAAAAATTCGGAGACCATCGCGGCTATTTTTCTGAGATATTCCGTAAGGACTGGTTCTCTGAAAATATCGGGGATTTCGATTTAATACAGGAGAATCAATCGCTTAGTGCATCATCGGGAACGGTCCGCGGCTTGCATTTCCAGACCGCGCCTTTTGCCCAGGGCAAGCTAGTTCGCTGCCTTTCCGGGGCGCTCGTTGATGTGATTGTGGACATTCGCCGTGGCTCTCCCGCTTACGGCCATTGGATGGCTGTGGAATTAACGGCTGAACGCGGCAACCAGCTTTGGGTGCCGCCGGGGTTCGCACATGGTTTTTGCACTATCCAGCCGAACACGATTCTCTGCTACAAGGTGACCGCCTATTACAGCGTGGAAAATGACAAGGGCATGGCATGGGACGACCCAGCTGTGGGCATCGAATGGCCATCGGTCGCCAATCCCGAACTTCTTTCCGCCAAGGACAAAGTCCAGCCGACGCTTGCAGAACTGCCCCCCTATTTCTCTTATGGAGCCTGCTAA
- a CDS encoding ribbon-helix-helix domain-containing protein — MKSYKTRHQLFLPKEMNRRLEHLATSSGRARSEVLVEALHAWFNLRQAKNDEAIGIRLTRIKRNTDWMRRNQGPLRRCWHRWSCTNSSPVPWNPVKKVAQAAGAKLFAQLIDETDDGFGGNAAPATDDPTTRKPRSLQ, encoded by the coding sequence ATGAAGAGCTACAAGACCCGGCATCAACTGTTCCTGCCCAAGGAGATGAACAGGCGGCTCGAGCATCTGGCGACGAGCTCGGGCCGGGCACGGTCGGAAGTCCTGGTCGAGGCACTCCACGCCTGGTTCAACCTGCGGCAGGCAAAAAACGACGAGGCCATCGGCATTCGCCTTACCCGTATCAAGCGCAACACTGACTGGATGCGGCGCAATCAGGGACCGCTCAGGAGGTGCTGGCACAGATGGTCCTGCACCAACTCGTCACCGGTGCCATGGAACCCAGTCAAAAAGGTTGCCCAGGCCGCAGGCGCCAAGCTCTTTGCTCAGCTGATCGACGAAACTGATGACGGGTTCGGTGGCAATGCTGCGCCGGCCACCGACGATCCCACAACCCGGAAGCCGAGGAGTTTGCAATGA
- a CDS encoding RNA polymerase sigma factor: MWPASEISHQPLDEGDPLPPGHDRVAVQPDPLDSLYREERPSLLRFLSRLTGQDRAEDIVQQVFSRMVGKPISASAPIQAPRAYLRHAARNVLRDEARSAGRRCEHHHVPIEDLSLASGDPVAALEARDRLARIEEAVLRLKPLTREIFLACRLDGYSYAEIAERTGLSVRGVEKQMSRAIKQLGRHLRAHD; encoded by the coding sequence ATGTGGCCCGCATCGGAAATATCGCACCAGCCTCTGGATGAAGGCGATCCCTTGCCACCCGGTCATGATCGGGTGGCGGTGCAGCCTGATCCGCTGGACAGTCTGTATCGGGAAGAGCGACCGTCGCTGCTGCGTTTCCTCTCCCGATTGACTGGGCAGGATAGAGCGGAAGATATCGTGCAGCAGGTTTTCAGCCGTATGGTCGGCAAGCCGATTAGTGCAAGTGCGCCCATCCAGGCGCCACGGGCCTATCTGCGCCATGCCGCGCGCAATGTGCTGCGAGACGAAGCCAGAAGTGCGGGACGTAGGTGCGAGCATCATCATGTTCCGATCGAGGATCTGTCCTTGGCGAGCGGCGATCCCGTGGCCGCACTGGAGGCCCGCGACCGGCTGGCCCGCATCGAAGAGGCCGTGCTGCGGCTCAAGCCACTGACCCGCGAGATATTCCTCGCTTGCCGTCTCGATGGCTATAGCTATGCCGAGATTGCGGAGCGGACCGGTTTGAGCGTGAGAGGGGTCGAGAAGCAGATGAGTAGGGCGATCAAGCAGCTTGGACGGCATTTGCGGGCGCATGACTGA
- a CDS encoding TonB-dependent receptor — MSRFSVTAYYLSGSIAAAMLVASAPIALAQQAAKMAITLPAQPLGASVRELSLRSGQTILVDASLVEGMNGPAIHGVYTVEGALDRLLAGTGLSWTRLEGSIVIRKESLSRQERDGGVGIVVTGSRIRGAPVPSPVMVLDNRAIRDTGLADLGDVARSLPQSFGGGQNPGVGFNVPSSTGGNVGGGSSVNLRGLGSDATLTVLNGRRVPYDSARQGVDISAIPLAAVDRIEVVADGASAIYGSDAVGGVVNVILRRDYDGVETRARIGGSPDGGNFQQQYGVLAGSRWNGGGGFLTYEYGRNTALMTNQRKYGRIRPDLTLLPASRRHAVAGSIHQDISDNLTIELDGLYNQRTGEFSYPTSGAANLSVSRITQSFDSYTLAFSGAARLSLGQWQLSLSGSFGKGRTYFQGDTFLNDRFLSRAFGRYNNRTITGEIAGDGPLFALPGGDAKLAIGAGIRANDFAIFRGVGNINNARPSQDSVYAFGEASFPLIGPAQALPLMRSLSLSAALRYERYRGLADVVTPKFGMIYAPADFLDIKASWGRSFRAPSFIQLYSIEQAILYPITTFGGKGYPGGTTALLIAGGNSDLKPEKARSWSATMALRPPALPGASFELSYFQTRYVDRIVNPIPTSALALVNPIYARQITYAPTPEQLAAAIAHASQFLNGAGVPCDPAKVAAIINRANINAGRQTVRGIDAQLAYRTGLADGNIEMSANLTYLDSEQQLLADGPVEQLAGRLFNPPHWRGRGMIGWSKGGFRTAATLSTIGGVKDVRSTPALHIDGMTTIDISARYRFGEEAGLLRGVELGLSVQNILNALPSVVATSLYYDTPYDSTSYSAVGRFIALELVKKW, encoded by the coding sequence ATGTCTCGGTTTTCAGTCACCGCATATTATCTGTCCGGCAGCATCGCTGCCGCCATGTTGGTAGCCAGCGCGCCGATCGCGCTCGCCCAGCAAGCTGCCAAAATGGCGATCACGCTGCCTGCCCAGCCGCTCGGCGCATCGGTTCGTGAACTGTCCCTGCGATCGGGTCAGACGATCCTTGTCGATGCCAGCCTTGTCGAGGGGATGAACGGCCCCGCGATCCACGGCGTATATACGGTCGAAGGCGCGCTCGACCGACTGCTCGCCGGAACCGGCCTTTCCTGGACCCGGCTCGAAGGCAGCATCGTCATCCGAAAGGAGAGTCTGTCCCGGCAGGAGAGGGATGGGGGCGTTGGCATCGTGGTCACCGGCAGCCGCATTCGCGGCGCGCCGGTCCCGTCGCCGGTCATGGTTCTCGACAACCGGGCGATAAGAGACACCGGTCTCGCCGATCTGGGCGACGTCGCCCGCAGCCTGCCGCAAAGCTTTGGTGGCGGGCAGAATCCCGGCGTCGGCTTCAACGTGCCCTCGAGCACCGGCGGCAATGTCGGCGGCGGGTCGTCGGTCAATCTGCGTGGCTTGGGCAGCGATGCAACGCTCACCGTGCTGAACGGTCGCCGTGTGCCCTATGACTCGGCCCGGCAGGGCGTCGATATTTCCGCCATCCCGCTTGCCGCCGTCGATCGCATAGAGGTGGTGGCAGACGGCGCATCGGCTATCTACGGGTCGGACGCGGTCGGCGGCGTGGTCAATGTGATCCTCAGACGCGACTATGACGGCGTTGAAACCCGCGCCCGTATCGGCGGGTCACCCGATGGCGGCAATTTCCAGCAGCAATATGGCGTGCTGGCCGGCAGCCGCTGGAACGGCGGCGGCGGTTTCCTGACCTATGAATATGGCCGGAACACTGCGCTCATGACTAACCAGCGCAAATATGGCCGGATCAGGCCGGACCTGACCCTGCTGCCGGCCAGTCGTCGCCATGCGGTGGCGGGAAGCATCCATCAGGACATCAGTGACAATCTGACCATCGAACTGGACGGCCTCTACAACCAGCGGACCGGTGAATTTTCCTATCCCACGAGCGGAGCCGCCAATCTGTCGGTCAGCCGGATCACCCAGAGCTTTGACAGCTATACGCTGGCCTTTTCGGGAGCGGCGCGGCTCTCGCTCGGGCAGTGGCAGCTCAGCCTGTCGGGTAGTTTCGGCAAGGGGCGCACTTATTTTCAGGGTGATACCTTCTTAAACGATCGGTTTTTGAGCCGGGCCTTTGGGCGCTATAATAACCGGACGATCACCGGCGAGATCGCGGGTGACGGCCCCTTGTTCGCCTTGCCAGGCGGGGACGCCAAGCTGGCCATAGGGGCCGGTATCCGGGCGAATGACTTCGCAATCTTCAGGGGCGTGGGCAATATCAACAACGCCAGGCCGTCGCAGGACAGCGTCTATGCCTTTGGCGAGGCCAGCTTCCCGCTCATTGGGCCCGCGCAGGCCTTGCCGCTGATGCGCAGCCTCAGTCTCAGCGCCGCGCTTCGCTATGAGCGCTATCGCGGCCTTGCCGATGTCGTGACACCCAAATTCGGCATGATCTACGCGCCGGCTGATTTCCTCGACATCAAGGCGAGCTGGGGCCGATCCTTCCGGGCGCCAAGCTTCATCCAGCTTTATTCGATCGAACAGGCGATCCTATATCCAATCACGACATTCGGGGGGAAGGGCTATCCCGGCGGGACCACCGCATTGCTGATCGCCGGGGGCAATAGCGACCTCAAGCCGGAAAAGGCGCGCAGCTGGTCGGCCACCATGGCGCTGCGTCCGCCCGCCCTTCCGGGCGCGTCCTTCGAGCTCAGCTATTTCCAAACCCGCTATGTCGACCGCATCGTGAACCCGATCCCGACGTCAGCGCTGGCGCTCGTCAATCCGATCTACGCCAGGCAGATCACCTACGCGCCGACGCCCGAGCAGCTTGCAGCGGCGATCGCCCATGCGAGCCAGTTTCTGAACGGGGCGGGCGTGCCCTGTGATCCGGCAAAGGTCGCCGCGATCATCAATCGCGCCAATATCAATGCCGGGCGTCAGACTGTCAGGGGCATCGATGCCCAGCTTGCCTACAGGACCGGCCTTGCCGATGGGAACATCGAGATGTCGGCCAATCTCACCTATCTCGACAGCGAGCAGCAGCTTCTGGCGGACGGTCCGGTCGAGCAACTGGCGGGACGATTGTTCAACCCGCCGCACTGGCGCGGCAGGGGCATGATCGGCTGGAGCAAGGGCGGCTTCCGCACCGCGGCCACGCTCAGCACGATCGGCGGCGTCAAGGATGTGCGCTCCACGCCGGCTCTGCACATTGACGGCATGACGACGATCGATATCAGCGCCCGTTATCGCTTTGGCGAGGAAGCGGGGCTGTTGCGCGGCGTCGAGCTTGGCCTTTCGGTCCAGAATATTCTCAATGCCTTGCCTTCGGTTGTCGCGACTAGCCTCTATTATGACACGCCCTATGACTCGACCAGTTATTCAGCGGTCGGCCGCTTCATCGCGCTCGAACTGGTCAAGAAATGGTGA